The proteins below are encoded in one region of Arthrobacter sp. CJ23:
- a CDS encoding NCS1 family nucleobase:cation symporter-1 yields MGLKDEIPSAPVPPGPGDEHPEKVRILAEGRLVSDRLWNEDLAPARQRNWRVRSLFALWMCDVHSIAGYTFAAGLFITGLVGWQVFLALVVGITLVYFLMNFAGTAGQKTGVPYPVLARMSFGLFGANLAALIRALIAIAWYGIQTWLASEAVLVLLFSVWPELMPLDGPDVPHVLGLTPIGWAAFLVLWAVQLLVIRRGMETVRKFQDWAGPAIWVAMFALAIYIVVQAGDKFSLSIPGVAPLDGPAAVAQFFSAIALTVTYFSALLLNFCDFSRFAPDRRTILRGNFWGLPVNFIAFALVTVVVTAGAASYFTESQYRGQDIFKVITDPVAIVQAIDNPWITIIAAVTFVVATIGINVVANFVSASYDLANVAPHRIDFRRGGLISAVLAIVILPWNLFSSPVVIVYFLGGLGALLGPLFGVIFTDFFRIRHQRCKVSDLYHEDETGLYFYTKGWNLKAIAALVPAAAVAAVMALVPALQTFLPGGSGLGPYSWFVGAVLASVFYYFLTRNDARTVRARTEEHD; encoded by the coding sequence ATGGGGCTGAAAGACGAAATTCCCAGTGCACCGGTACCGCCCGGGCCGGGTGACGAGCATCCGGAGAAGGTGCGGATCCTCGCCGAAGGCCGCCTGGTCAGCGACAGGCTCTGGAATGAGGACCTTGCCCCGGCCAGGCAGCGGAACTGGCGGGTCCGCAGCCTCTTTGCCCTGTGGATGTGCGATGTCCACAGCATCGCGGGCTACACCTTCGCGGCGGGCCTCTTCATCACCGGGCTGGTGGGCTGGCAGGTCTTCCTGGCCCTGGTCGTGGGCATCACGCTGGTCTACTTCCTCATGAACTTCGCCGGCACGGCGGGCCAGAAAACCGGCGTCCCCTATCCCGTGCTGGCGCGGATGTCCTTCGGGCTCTTCGGCGCCAACCTGGCCGCCCTGATCCGTGCCCTGATCGCCATCGCCTGGTACGGCATCCAGACCTGGCTGGCCTCCGAAGCCGTGCTGGTGCTGCTCTTCTCGGTGTGGCCCGAACTCATGCCGCTGGACGGACCGGACGTGCCCCACGTCCTGGGCCTGACCCCGATCGGCTGGGCCGCGTTCCTGGTCCTGTGGGCGGTCCAGCTGCTGGTGATCCGCCGCGGCATGGAAACCGTCCGCAAGTTCCAGGACTGGGCGGGCCCGGCCATCTGGGTGGCGATGTTCGCCCTCGCGATCTACATCGTGGTGCAGGCGGGGGACAAGTTCAGCCTCTCGATCCCCGGCGTCGCACCCCTGGACGGGCCCGCCGCTGTGGCGCAGTTCTTCTCCGCCATCGCCCTGACCGTCACGTACTTCTCGGCCCTGCTGCTCAACTTCTGCGACTTCTCGCGGTTCGCCCCGGACCGTAGGACCATCCTGCGCGGCAATTTCTGGGGTCTTCCCGTCAACTTCATCGCCTTCGCCCTGGTCACCGTGGTGGTCACGGCCGGCGCGGCGTCCTACTTCACCGAGTCGCAGTACCGCGGCCAGGACATCTTCAAGGTCATCACGGACCCGGTGGCCATTGTCCAGGCCATCGACAACCCCTGGATCACCATCATCGCCGCCGTGACGTTCGTGGTGGCAACGATCGGCATCAACGTGGTGGCCAACTTCGTTTCGGCCTCCTACGACCTGGCCAACGTGGCCCCGCACCGGATCGACTTCCGCCGCGGCGGCCTCATCAGCGCCGTCCTGGCCATCGTGATCCTGCCCTGGAACCTGTTCAGCAGCCCGGTGGTGATCGTCTACTTCCTGGGCGGCCTCGGCGCGCTGCTTGGCCCGCTGTTCGGCGTCATCTTCACGGACTTCTTCCGCATCCGGCACCAGCGCTGCAAAGTCTCGGACCTGTACCACGAGGACGAAACGGGCCTCTACTTCTACACGAAGGGCTGGAACCTGAAGGCAATTGCCGCGCTGGTCCCGGCCGCCGCCGTCGCGGCCGTCATGGCGCTGGTCCCGGCGCTGCAGACCTTCCTGCCGGGAGGCTCGGGCCTGGGCCCGTACTCGTGGTTCGTGGGGGCCGTCCTGGCCAGCGTCTTCTACTATTTCCTGACCCGCAACGACGCCCGCACCGTGCGGGCCCGCACGGAGGAGCACGACTGA